From a region of the Cucumis sativus cultivar 9930 chromosome 6, Cucumber_9930_V3, whole genome shotgun sequence genome:
- the LOC101209544 gene encoding elongation factor 2: MVKFTAEELRRIMDYKHNIRNMSVIAHVDHGKSTLTDSLVAAAGIIAQEVAGDVRMTDTRQDEAERGITIKSTGISLYYEMSDESLKSYKGERHGNEYLINLIDSPGHVDFSSEVTAALRITDGALVVVDCIEGVCVQTETVLRQALGERIRPVLTVNKMDRCFLELQVDGEEAYQTFQRVIENANVIMATYEDPLLGDVQVYPEKGTVAFSAGLHGWAFTLTNFAKMYASKFGVDEAKMMERLWGENFFDPATKKWTSKNTGTATCKRGFVQFCYEPIKQIIATCMNDRKDKLWPMLQKLGVVMKSDEKDLMGKPLMKRVMQTWLPASTALLEMMIFHLPSPAKAQKYRVENLYEGPQDDVYASAIRNCDPEGPLMLYVSKMIPASDKGRFFAFGRVFSGKVSTGLKVRIMGPNYVPGEKKDLYVKSVQRTVIWMGKKQETVEDVPCGNTVAMVGLDQFITKNATLTNEKEVDAHPIRAMKFSVSPVVRVAVQCKVASDLPKLVEGLKRLAKSDPMVVCTMEESGEHIVAGAGELHLEICLKDLQDDFMGGAEIIKSDPVVSFRETVLERSCRTVMSKSPNKHNRLYMEARPMEDGLAEAIDDGRIGPRDDPKVRSKILSEEFAWDKDLAKKIWCFGPETTGPNMVVDMCKGVQYLNEIKDSVVAGFQWASKEGALAEENMRGICFEVCDVVLHADAIHRGGGQVIPTARRVIYASQLTAKPRLLEPVYLVEIQAPEQALGGIYSVLNQKRGHVFEEMQRPGTPLYNIKAYLPVIESFGFSSTLRAATSGQAFPQCVFDHWEMMSSDPLESGSQAAQLVADIRKRKGLKEQMTPLSDFEDKL; the protein is encoded by the exons ATG GTGAAGTTTACAGCCGAGGAGCTTCGTAGGATTATGGACTATAAGCATAACATTCGTAATATGTCTGTTATTGCTCACGTCGATCATG GAAAGTCGACACTTACAGATTCTCTTGTGGCTGCCGCGGGTATCATTGCACAAGAAGTTGCCGGTGATGTACGAATGACAGATACTCGCCAAGATGAGGCAGAGCGTGGTATCACCATTAAATCTACTGGAATCTCCCTCTACTATGAGATGTCTGATGAATCCTTGAAAAGTTACAAGGGAGAGAGACATGGAAATGAGTATCTTATCAATCTTATTGATTCACCTGGGCACGTTGACTTCTCGTCGGAGGTTACAGCTGCTTTACGTATTACTGATGGTGCCCTTGTTGTGGTGGATTGCATCGAAGGTGTTTGTGTCCAAACAGAGACTGTGCTCCGTCAGGCTTTGGGAGAGAGGATTAGACCTGTCTTGACTGTTAACAAGATGGATAGGTGCTTCCTTGAACTTCAAGTGGATGGAGAAGAGGCTTATCAAACATTCCAGAGGGTCATTGAGAATGCCAATGTGATTATGGCCACGTATGAGGATCCACTTCTGGGCGATGTTCAAGTGTACCCGGAGAAAGGAACAGTTGCTTTCTCTGCTGGTTTGCACGGCTGGGCATTTACCCTGACTAACTTTGCCAAGATGTATGCCTCCAAGTTTGGAGTAGATGAGGCGAAGATGATGGAGAGACTTTGGGGTGAGAATTTCTTTGATCCTGCAACCAAGAAGTGGACAAGCAAGAACACTGGCACGGCAACATGCAAGCGTGGGTTTGTTCAGTTCTGCTACGAACCCATCAAGCAGATCATTGCAACTTGCATGAACGATCGGAAGGACAAGCTATGGCCCATGTTGCAGAAGCTTGGTGTTGTCATGAAGTCTGATGAGAAGGATCTGATGGGCAAACCACTGATGAAGCGGGTCATGCAAACATGGCTACCAGCAAGTACTGCTCTTTTGGAAATGATGATCTTTCATCTTCCATCCCCTGCCAAGGCTCAAAAGTATCGTGTGGAGAATTTGTATGAGGGTCCACAAGATGATGTTTACGCTAGTGCCATTAGAAATTGTGATCCTGAGGGACCTCTTATGCTTTATGTATCAAAGATGATTCCAGCATCTGACAAGGGCAGGTTCTTTGCCTTTGGACGTGTGTTCTCTGGGAAAGTTTCAACTGGTTTGAAAGTTAGAATCATGGGCCCCAACTATGTTCCTGGTGAGAAAAAAGATTTGTATGTTAAGAGCGTCCAGAGAACTGTCATTTGGATgggaaagaagcaagaaacaGTGGAGGATGTGCCTTGTGGTAACACTGTTGCCATGGTTGGGCTGGATCAATTTATCACTAAGAATGCCACTCTGACAAATGAAAAGGAAGTCGATGCTCATCCAATTCGAGCCATGAAGTTTTCTGTATCTCCCGTCGTGCGTGTTGCCGTTCAGTGCAAGGTGGCCTCTGATCTTCCCAAGCTTGTGGAAGGACTTAAACGTCTGGCCAAGTCAGACCCTATGGTTGTGTGTACCATGGAGGAATCTGGTGAGCACATTGTTGCTGGTGCTGGAGAACTACATCTTGAGATCTGTTTGAAGGATTTGCAAGATGATTTCATGGGTGGAGCTGAGATCATAAAATCTGACCCTGTTGTCTCTTTCCGTGAAACCGTTCTTGAGAGGTCATGCCGCACAGTGATGAGCAAGTCCCCTAACAAGCACAATCGACTGTACATGGAAGCACGACCCATGGAGGATGGACTGGCAGAGGCTATTGATGATGGCCGCATTGGACCACGAGATGATCCTAAAGTTAGGTCTAAAATTTTGTCAGAGGAGTTTGCTTGGGACAAAGATCTTGCTAAGAAGATTTGGTGCTTTGGTCCTGAGACTACCGGCCCTAACATGGTGGTTGATATGTGTAAGGGAGTTCAATACCTGAATGAAATCAAGGATTCCGTTGTTGCTGGTTTCCAATGGGCGTCAAAAGAAGGTGCATTGGCGGAAGAGAACATGAGAGGCATCTGTTTTGAAGTGTGTGATGTGGTGCTTCACGCTGATGCCATCCACAGAGGAGGTGGTCAAGTGATTCCGACTGCTAGGAGGGTAATCTACGCTTCTCAGCTGACTGCCAAACCAAGACTTCTTGAGCCAGTGTACCTAGTGGAGATTCAGGCTCCGGAGCAAGCTCTTGGTGGTATCTACAGTGTTCTTAATCAAAAGCGTGGGCACGTCTTTGAGGAAATGCAGAGGCCTGGCACACCTCTTTACAACATCAAGGCATATCTCCCCGTAATTGAATCATTTGGGTTCTCTAGCACTTTGAGAGCTGCAACTTCTGGACAGGCATTCCCACAGTGTGTGTTTGACCATTGGGAAATGATGTCTTCAGATCCATTAGAAAGTGGGTCTCAAGCTGCGCAGTTGGTTGCTGATATCAGGAAGAGGAAGGGGTTGAAGGAGCAAATGACTCCACTTTCGGATTTCGAGGACAAGCTGTAG
- the LOC101218700 gene encoding HVA22-like protein f, whose protein sequence is MGILGAIAKNLDAIIGPGVMLLYPLYASIRAIESPSTLDDQQWLTYWVIYSLITLFELTFWKILVWIPLWGYIKLVACLWLVLPIFNGAAYIYENIVRKYVKIGRYVNPNYPENQKKVLQMMTLDSRKSVERYIDRYGPDAFERVVKAAEREARKH, encoded by the exons ATGGGTATCCTCGGAGCTATAGCTAAAAATTTGGATGCAATTATTGG GCCTGGAGTTATGCTTCTTTATCCTTT ATATGCATCAATAAGAGCAATTGAGAGTCCTTCAACCCTTGATGACCAGCAATGGCTGACTTATTGGGTTATATATTCTCTTATAACCCTCTTTGAACTAACATTTTGGAAGATCTTGGTTTG GATTCCACTATGGGGATATATTAAACTGGTGGCTTGTTTGTGGTTGGTTCTACCAATTTTCAATGGGGCAGCTTATATCTATGAGAATATAGTGAGGAAATATGTAAAGATTGGAAGATATGTGAACCCAAACTATCCAGAGAATCAAAAGAAAGTACTGCAGATGATGACTTTGGATTCTAGGAAATCTGTGGAACGTTACATCGATAGATATGGACCGGATGCTTTTGAACGAGTAGTTAAAGCT GCTGAAAGAGAAGCAAGGAAGCACTGA